The Apium graveolens cultivar Ventura chromosome 3, ASM990537v1, whole genome shotgun sequence sequence GGAAAAATGACGAAAGTAATATCTAGACTCTGCAAACTATAGACATTTTTTTCTATTTTGCGCGCATCAATTATATTTGCGGTGAAGAATTTTTTGAACAATTTTCCTGATTGGCTAGGTCTTTGTTATTTCCTTGCAAATTTATTCATGTAGGATGCACGTTACTTCCATGCAAATTTATTCATGTAGGATGCACATTTCCCATCTTAACCAATTTACACCCATTGTCCCAATCCGTCATCTAGCAGGGAAGTTCTAGCCAGAGTTCAGACAAAATGATTCACAGAATGGGCATGTACAAGATAATGTATATAAACGTTAAACTACTAATGCATTTGTATCGTTATACTATTACTATCTAGTGTTTTTCCCCAATTTCATTTTTCCCAGAATAAACTTAATGGGCATCTAAAAGAATGAATCTAAGAAGAGTACAGGAGTGGTGGGCTCGTCGACTTGTATAAGAAACCCTATGTGTTTAAGTTTTTGTATTGTGGTAAATCATAAAAAATGGCAATACTTCAAAAATGTGTTAAATTTGACATCTCCTCCATTGATAAATATTGCTTGTTACCCTAATATTTGCTGCTCGCATGAACGTATATCAATCAATACATAAGGTGGTTTTTGGATATAGGTTGATTTGCTTTCCCAGTAGCTCCCAAGATTACTGTTTAACTTCATTCAGGTAGCTCTTCTGTTTTGAACTTGATAAATGTTAAAACTCATTGTACAGGTGGATGAGTTGCAAAACACCATAGAGGAAGAACCTAGGAGTTTGATGGAGGAGATGAGAAATGCAATGGAAGATCATAAGAATGGGGTTGAAGATGCTGCTAGTTGTGGTCCAGATGCAATGGCTGTTGACTAGCAAGTAGGCCTTGATTTGGTTCTGCTTTTTTTTTCAGGATGAGCTCTTAGAATCTATGAGCTTCTTTTAGAAAAAAACTATGTAAAATGTATGTAATTTTCCGACTCAGATCTTGGTTGTGTTCGTGTGAGAACTTTGAAGTAGAAAGTTCTAAATATATGAGATTCTATTTATTTAAGTTCCCGGGGACAGTAGAAATATAGCACCTAGCCAAAGCATGAGCAGCCCTATTAGCTCTACGTTTTACGAAGACTATATTTATATACGGCACACAATAAACACTAAATTTTATGAGTTTGGTGCATTTTGATTGGTGGAGTTGTTATAAATGCAGGGGGTTcatcaatatttatgattagaAGACCAATCAAAATGTACCAAACTTATGGGAGTTAGTGCTTATTGTGTGCCCAAGAAAACCCCATTTCTATATTGCGAATCCAACATTATCTTCATGCACTCGTGATTCGTATTTCCAAAAGTGGACTTCATGTTAACTGTATTCCGCAAAGTTTGAACCACCAGTAGAGACTAGAGAGTCAGATTCGATAATCACCCGTCTATAGTTCATGTCCTTTAACCAACTTAACGCTCTCTTTTATAGCTATTGCTTCAATAAGCTCAGCCTCTATAACGTACTCTGCATTCCAAATATGCTCCAACTTACGTTTTTGTTTAATGCAACTGCTTTAGGCCTCGCCAAACCCCCCAAACTTGTACACCCAGCTTAGCAGTGATTGTTTTATATAGTTGATATATATCATCAGgtaattagaaaaaaaaattaaatatttgaaCTCACAAAAATTCTTCTCTTTGTTTTTACGCATCAATTATATGAATAATACGATACTCTAACTTAAGTAAAAGAAGGGAAAATATATTACCATAGATAAAAGCAAAGTGAAGAGGGGGTTCAATTTATATACACTTTAGAGTATCTCCGACCAAATAAAATCCTTAGCTAAAAATCATTAATACAtactataaataaaaaatatagagatTATGTAAAAAAAAATTCATCTTCAATGGTGCATTCCCCTTATTTATAAATATAGTCAACCTCTTAATGTTGACTATATTTGTTGAATCACTACAAACCTGTAAGAAAtctgtaaaaaaaaaattaatcacttattaccatattgaagtaatgtattctatttataacaacataaaattttaataacatactatttttaaaatatagctaACCAATATAGTCAATATCATCGAAGCACAATGTCTTACAGGTTTAACAAATTTTACATATTATTCTACATGCCCAATTTAGCCAACCAATTATAGTTAATACCATTGGAGATACTCTTAGAATTTCGATGAAATAATaatcaatataataataatttcGCTAAAATAATATATTCATATAATATAATGTTGTTATTATTAAGATTATTATGGGCCTATTTGGCCACCACCGAATAAGCGGCTTATTGGCTTATTGGCTTATAAGCTAGTAAGTACTTATCGatgagtgtttgtcgacccaacttataagttgaatttagaacttataagctgataagttaaGTTGAATGTTAataacgacgtactttttctcaacttattttgatttttaattttttttattaattttagtttttaaatttatatttttaaatgttaagttaatttaaaagtcatgaattaagataataatatttaaaaaatatttattttagttcatttaagttaaaaaatattctgacttataagtaaaattaaccAAACACTTAACTAACTAAGTATTATATATTTATCACTTTTAAGCCACTTAttaattttaagtcataagttacttattttaaaattttccaaacGGCCACTATATTTGGGGGGCTAAACATATTTTTTGAAGTCTCCAAGTATTCCACGCAGGTAAATAATCATCATGAATTCATGATCCTCGTCAACTTATTTGGAAAATCCCAATTGTACGCTGACTTTCCTAATTTAGTACGCGAATGTTTGATGTATATAACACAACGTCATTGTCCAAAGTTTTCTCAGGACTTCTCTCCAAGTCTCATATTCTTTTACTGTGATCGTACGTACGTAATATTAATTTTCTTTAATCATACTTAGACTGTGAGATTTTGATTTGATTGTTGTACTTGCATAGTTGCATGTGTTTTTTCAAAGTATTTTTTAGGGTAAGTGATCAAGTGTTACTTTCAAGTTTCAAGTTTTTTGTTTAGTTCTGATATAATATTAAGTTCTTGCTTTTTTCTTAATGGGGTTTTGAAATTGCAGTTTGAATTGAATATCTATAATGGCTAGTTTTTTTAGAAGATTTGTCTCAGAAAAGcatgtaagttctgatgttgatGATGATGACGACGACAATTCTGACTACTCTTTTGCTATGGAGTACACTGGCCCTCTGCCTAGTGGCGATATTCCTCGTGTTTCCCCTGTTCATGTTGATAGTATTCCTGTCGCAGCTAGCGTATCCACACCTGATAGGATTGACAATATGACACTTCCAGTTGTTCAACCTATTGCTAGGGTCTATTCAATGAAACATAGGTTGTCGAAAATAGGGTTactagaagatgcatcaccgaTATCGGTTGCCCTTTCAAATCAACTTGATGTTGCTCCTGTATTCGATGTGTCCAAGAGTCGTGGGACAGATTTTAGAGTCGTTAATGTGATTGATACATCGGGTGAGTTAGAATTTCCCGAGAGTGATGAATGCATACTCCGTAATTCAAGTAAACGTGTTAGTTCTGGTACTTTCGGCTTTTCTGACAGTCGTGGGAATACAAATGACTTGTCAGAAAGCTCAGGAACGGAGGCCTTAATTGAATATAGAAACGATTGTGGTGCTCCCGCAAGGGGCCACGAACTCGAAGCGATTGAATGTAATGTGAAAAAAGGGTCATGTCATAGATGCCTTGTTAAATATAGGTTCGCGAAGAAAGAAGTTTGCATAGTCTGCAATGCAAAGTATTGCTCTAATTGTGTGCTAAAAGCAATGGGGTCAATGCCAGAAGGAAGAAAGTGTACTACTTGCATTGGTCGTAGAATAGACGAGTCCAAGCGATCCACCCTTGGAAAAATTTCTTGGATGCTTAAGCGCTTGCTCACTGATTCAAGAGCTAAGGAGATATCAAGCCATGAGATATCTTGTGCAGTGAATCAGGTACCACCTGAACTCATCATTGTGAATGGGAAACCTCTCTGTCATGAAGAGCTGGTTCGATTGCTAGGCTGTCCAAACCCACCAAGAAAGCTAAAACCGAGAAAGTATTGGTATGACCATCAATCTGGACTTTGGGGCATAGTAAGAAGTTAACCCTCATGTACTCATCTGCAAATCATAATTTCTATGACTTGATAATTCATATCGATTAACTCAATTAAACAGGAAAGAGAGAAGCCTTGCCAGATTATTACTCCGGAGCTGGCTGTTGGCGATCCCATCATGCGCAATGCGAGCAATGGAAACACAAATATCTTGGTTAATAATCGAGAAATCACAAAACCTGAGCTTTGGATGATGCAGGTTTGTTTTTTGAATGTGGATAAGCGTCTTTTCTATCTATTTCTCCCATTTACTTAAGGCAGGTTTCCGAATTGTGTATAATATGATTGACCATTCGGTTCAAAAATCTAGTTGGCAGGAATTCATTGTGTAGGAGAGACAAACTTTTGGTGTAGTGCTGATGGTTCCTTCCAGGAAGAGGGGCAGAAGAATGTAAAGGAGCGAATATGGTTTAAGGTACATATTCTTGCATCAATTGTCGTGATTGTTTATCCTAATCATCTATCTTGTGTTAATTTCCCTGTTTAGCCTAGAATCAAACTACTATGTTCTGTCCTGTCGTTGCCTATCCCGTTGGCTTCTGCAAATTCTGATCAAGAAAAAGTTGATAACAAAGTTGTCCTAGAGAGGAACAAACCATATAGATTGCTTATGGTTGGTTGTGAAAAATCTGGTACCGGTACCATATTCAAACAGGTATCATCCTCTTCCAACACAGATGTGATCTTTGATGTTTGCACACTGATAACTAGCCCTAAGGAATGTTTGGCCAATCACGAGGACTGAAACCCTTTAATCCCGGGTTTAAGTAGATAACCTCTCTAAGTTTTTTTTgtgaaattaattgattatttcaAGTTTGTGATCTTAAATCCATATCTCAGGCAAAGCTTCTATATAAAGTTCCTTTTACTGAAAATGAGCGTCAGGATATGAAAGACATGATTCAGAGCAACTTATACCGTTACATAGGTATTCTGCTAGAGGAACGTGGACGATTTGAAGAAGAAACTCTGATGAAATCTAAAGATGAACCTGGTCCTTCAGGTACGAAATATCATATTCATTTATTCCTATAAATAGCCCTCAGCTGTAATGTGAATTTTGAACATTAGATTCTCTGCTCAATACACTTCTCATGTCACATTACACTTGGACCTTTGGCATGGTACTAACTGAAAATCACTGTGAATCTAATTAGACAGCTTTGAAGGTTGTAATGGAATTCATGTTTTCTTTAAACACAGATTGTCATGTTTGATAGGGATCATACTGAatagtattttttttaatttcaataattttttacACTCTCTATCAGAAATGAGGATGTTCACTAATCTATACAGAAACACATTGTTTATCATAGATCTCCTAATTAATGTGAAGCATGTTTCTCATTATTGACATGTGCTTGCTTCTTTTACAGATGATTATAGTCCATAATGAGTAACTAATTTCAGCTTAACATGTTTATAATTTGTTGATATGAGCGACTAGATTATGATTGCACAGGTACACAAGATTTTGACCAGACTGACAAGACAAACATGTACAGCATCGGTTTGAGACTTAAAGGATTCTCTGATTGGCTACTCCAACTAATGAAATCTGGAAATTTGACAGCGGTTTTTCCTGCTTCCACTCGCGAGTATGCACCCTATGTAGAGGAACTGTGGAAGAATAAAGCCTTTCAAGCCACAGTCAATCGCAGAAATGAGATACAAATGCTTCCTAGAGTTGCTAGCTATTTCTTGAATAGGGTAAGATCAGGCTTTACGTATCATGTTCCTCAGTTGTAAGCTTTGAGTTCTGTTTTCTCAAGTACTGTAACTTACAAGCAAATTTGACTCATATTTACTTTCCAATGAAGGCTGTTGAGATCTCTTCAATGTACTACGAGCCTTCTGACATGGACATTTTATATGCCGAGGGGATTTCTGCTTCCAACAGGATAGCATGCATGGATTTTTCATTTGTAAAGTCGAAAAAGGATAGATTCATGCACCCGGGTAATGAAGACGATCCCATGCAAAGGTATATTGATTTTCTTTTAATGCATTAAGCACTGTATCCAATATCTTGCCTAGAAGAATCTAGTTTGATTAACATAAGGTATGATTACAGGTACCAACTGATTAGAGTTGAATCAAGAAGCCTTGACAAAAACTGCAAGTGGTTGGAAATGTTTGAGGATATGGATCTCATCATATACTGCATTGCCTTAACGGATTATGACGAATACTGTAATGATAATAACGGAATTTCTATCAACAAAATGATGGAAAGCAAGAAGCTATTTGAGACCATAGCGACGCATCCGATCTGTTCTGACAAGAACTTCCTCATGGTGCTCAACAAATTCGACTTGTTTGAAGAGAAAATTCAACAGGTTCCTCTTACTCGGTGTGAGTGGTTCCACGACTTTAATCCTCTGATCAGCAGTCGACAGAGCAGCAGCAACAGGAGCAGTTGTAGCAAGAATCCAATTTCAGCACTGGCTCAAACCGCATTCCATTATATTGCAACAAAATTTAAAAGACAGTTTCAGTCCTTGACCGGAAATAAATTGTACGTTTCTCGAGTCACAGGACTCGAATCAGAAAGCGTCGATGAAGCGATTAAATATGGGAAAGAAGTTTTGAAGTGGGAGGATGAGAAGACAGGCTACGGAGCGAATGAGTGGTCGTCATCTGGGAGCATAGAGTCTAGCACTTCTATATGACATTCTTACAGATCAGTGGTAGAATTGAACTACTGAAGTATTCTGTATTTTCCGCTTTATAGTGCTTGGAAGATCTTACAATTAATTTTTTCATCAGACCTGTATATTACAGTTACAAGTATAGATAGAAGTGCTTGCAAGCTCTGTTATAGAAATCagccgatttttcaaaaatcgtcGATAAATCGCTtaaaaatcggtcaaaaatatAGATCCGATTTGACCGATTTTCGTTAAATAGCCGATAAATcatctgatttttaaaaaatcatccgataaatcgtaaatcggtaTTTTAACCGAATAATTTTGATTTCCGAAATTTGTAACACTGCTTACAAGGATTGTAAGAGTGTAGTTAAAGAATCATAATCTCAACAATCATTGACAAATAGCATTATAGCAGCATATATAATTTGCATGCTGAACTGTAACTGAAAGTGAAAACAAAATTATAGCATATATACTAGAAAAAATAAGTTTCAAAGGCTTCAAGAAAATTAGAAAGCAACACACTGATACAAGTTCTAGGAAACACAACTGTGAACAAACATCTATTCCTCTATCTCATTAAAATCAAAAGGAAAGGTAGTTGGAGAGTGCAAGTGATAATAAAGCTTAAATAGAACTTTATTTCCTGTTCGGTAGTAATAAAGTACAGGTAAAGTGCAATTACAAATTCCTGAAAACAAAATAGTAAATATACATCTACTCCTCTCGCACACGGTAATTACCAACAAGCATGAGCTACACAAATTCAAATCACCAGGAACTAGCCCAAGTAACCAAAACTGAAATCATCATATTATTAGCGACAACATCATTTTCGAATATTTCATCAAATATTTTTCGGGCACTTGTCAAATTTCCAACTTCTTCATAAAAATCAAGCAACACGGTTTGCAACTGAACCATATCTTTCAAAAAAAAACCCAAACTTATAATGATACGATTTTTTCATTTGGGTCTTCCCATACTAACATAACCCAAACAGACGATGGAAGGATAGCCATTTCTTCTCCTTTTTTTAGTaggttatttttttattttccaTTATTATTAGGTTTTTAATATGTCGTGGTTCAGATTTTAATAATTCAGTCTCTATAAATATAGAGACGATGCAAATCTAAAGATTATTCTCTATCGATCTAATAATTCTCACTTATTATTTCTCCCTCGTTATTTCTTTTATTCTCTTCTTTTATTGAAACAAACATGATTGATCCTTCCTTGATTCTTCTTAAACATCATCGTCAACAAATTGATAATAGGGCCTCTGTAAACGTATCATATAACTTTTTCACCAAATACTTTGCACACATGTTTGATTTTGATTCTTTTTAAACATCATCGTCAAGAATATTTACACAGAT is a genomic window containing:
- the LOC141713747 gene encoding extra-large guanine nucleotide-binding protein 1-like, yielding MASFFRRFVSEKHVSSDVDDDDDDNSDYSFAMEYTGPLPSGDIPRVSPVHVDSIPVAASVSTPDRIDNMTLPVVQPIARVYSMKHRLSKIGLLEDASPISVALSNQLDVAPVFDVSKSRGTDFRVVNVIDTSGELEFPESDECILRNSSKRVSSGTFGFSDSRGNTNDLSESSGTEALIEYRNDCGAPARGHELEAIECNVKKGSCHRCLVKYRFAKKEVCIVCNAKYCSNCVLKAMGSMPEGRKCTTCIGRRIDESKRSTLGKISWMLKRLLTDSRAKEISSHEISCAVNQVPPELIIVNGKPLCHEELVRLLGCPNPPRKLKPRKYWYDHQSGLWGIEREKPCQIITPELAVGDPIMRNASNGNTNILVNNREITKPELWMMQLAGIHCVGETNFWCSADGSFQEEGQKNVKERIWFKPRIKLLCSVLSLPIPLASANSDQEKVDNKVVLERNKPYRLLMVGCEKSGTGTIFKQAKLLYKVPFTENERQDMKDMIQSNLYRYIGILLEERGRFEEETLMKSKDEPGPSGTQDFDQTDKTNMYSIGLRLKGFSDWLLQLMKSGNLTAVFPASTREYAPYVEELWKNKAFQATVNRRNEIQMLPRVASYFLNRAVEISSMYYEPSDMDILYAEGISASNRIACMDFSFVKSKKDRFMHPGNEDDPMQRYQLIRVESRSLDKNCKWLEMFEDMDLIIYCIALTDYDEYCNDNNGISINKMMESKKLFETIATHPICSDKNFLMVLNKFDLFEEKIQQVPLTRCEWFHDFNPLISSRQSSSNRSSCSKNPISALAQTAFHYIATKFKRQFQSLTGNKLYVSRVTGLESESVDEAIKYGKEVLKWEDEKTGYGANEWSSSGSIESSTSI